Proteins found in one Enterococcus sp. 9D6_DIV0238 genomic segment:
- the hpf gene encoding ribosome hibernation-promoting factor, HPF/YfiA family, whose product MFRYNVRGENIEVTEAIRDYVEKKVGKLERYFSDSPEATVHVNLKVYTEKTAKVEVTIPLPYLVLRAEETSPDLYASVDLVVDKLERQIRKFKTKINRKSRETGINTAKAAIFLNGEETQEEAPELDIVRTKRLSLKPMDSEEAVLQMNMLGHNFFIFEDSETNGTSIVYRRKDGKYGLIETD is encoded by the coding sequence ATGTTTAGATACAATGTGCGTGGAGAAAACATCGAAGTTACTGAAGCTATCCGAGACTATGTAGAGAAAAAAGTAGGGAAATTGGAACGCTACTTCAGTGATTCACCTGAAGCAACTGTTCATGTAAACTTAAAAGTATATACAGAAAAAACAGCAAAAGTTGAGGTTACGATCCCTCTACCTTATTTAGTTTTACGTGCAGAAGAAACATCACCAGATTTATATGCAAGTGTTGATTTGGTTGTAGATAAATTAGAACGGCAAATCCGTAAGTTCAAAACAAAAATCAATCGTAAATCTCGTGAAACAGGAATAAACACTGCAAAAGCAGCGATTTTCCTTAATGGTGAAGAAACACAAGAAGAAGCACCAGAACTAGATATTGTTCGTACAAAACGTCTTTCATTGAAACCGATGGATAGCGAAGAAGCTGTTTTACAAATGAACATGCTAGGACATAACTTTTTCATCTTTGAAGATTCAGAAACAAACGGAACAAGCATTGTTTACCGTCGTAAAGATGGCAAGTATGGCTTGATCGAAACAGACTGA
- a CDS encoding ComF family protein — protein sequence MNCNYCRQHITRNLTLAEIFLPKRIITEQLCSQCSKKFRRLTQKDSCKGCQKQQTKEFCTDCIKWQKLFPNYEFHHEALFSYDQAMQEWMEEYKFKGNYQLRHSFALDLKAYFKRKSNMIVVAVPVSKKRMASRGFNQVAGLLDAAGIAHEPYLVRFSNGLSQVQKNRQERMSLEQPFKLTEIAEQTINNKEILLVDDIYTTGRTIFHAAEVILEKRPAKLHTFSLAR from the coding sequence ATGAATTGTAATTATTGTCGTCAACATATCACTAGAAATTTAACATTGGCCGAAATTTTTTTACCTAAGCGGATAATCACTGAGCAGTTATGCTCACAATGCAGTAAAAAATTCCGACGTTTAACTCAAAAAGACAGTTGCAAAGGCTGTCAAAAACAACAGACCAAAGAGTTCTGTACAGACTGCATTAAATGGCAAAAGTTATTTCCAAATTATGAGTTTCACCATGAAGCCCTCTTTTCCTATGATCAAGCGATGCAAGAGTGGATGGAAGAATATAAATTTAAAGGAAATTATCAGCTTCGTCATAGCTTTGCTTTAGATCTAAAAGCCTATTTCAAAAGAAAATCTAATATGATTGTGGTTGCTGTGCCTGTATCAAAAAAACGTATGGCTTCAAGAGGCTTCAATCAAGTTGCTGGTTTGTTAGATGCTGCAGGAATCGCACATGAACCATACTTAGTGCGTTTTTCAAATGGTTTATCTCAAGTTCAAAAAAATAGGCAAGAGCGTATGAGCTTAGAGCAGCCTTTCAAATTGACTGAAATAGCTGAACAGACTATCAATAACAAGGAGATACTTCTTGTTGATGATATCTATACAACAGGTCGGACGATTTTCCATGCCGCGGAAGTTATTTTAGAAAAGAGACCCGCAAAACTGCATACGTTTTCTCTTGCGAGGTGA
- a CDS encoding DEAD/DEAH box helicase, with amino-acid sequence MQELWGRKVLLKEIKQLTNHYQCLPTMKERTSRSIQCLRCGQLHEKQTVKLFNGVYFCPACIQLGRVDTGQCFYHLPEPELIPRSVDFSWEGELTKGQQEVSDSLLTSADKGESKMVWAVTGAGKTEMLFNTIHDCLGKGKRVAIASPRVDVCLELFPRIQAVFPNEEMILLHGKMEEDYRYTKLLVCTTHQLLRFFQAFDLLIIDEVDAFPFVGNPLLQYGVVQAIKKDSSLIYLTATPTQELMKMTNQNQLKLSILPARYHRRCLPVPKIKWSKHWQKKITHGKAPKGLITLIRQLLVDNDLLIFCPSIVQMEQLEKILNGIFSDIPLTCVHSQDTDRIKKVLNMRQKAYRILITSTILERGVTFDGVSVIVLGANHPVFTVAALVQIAGRVDRKMIYTAGEVWFLHDGCTQTIKEAVQQIKKMNRIGRERGLIDEL; translated from the coding sequence ATGCAAGAATTATGGGGAAGAAAAGTTTTACTGAAAGAAATCAAGCAGCTAACCAATCACTATCAATGTTTGCCAACGATGAAAGAACGGACGAGTAGATCGATCCAATGTTTACGTTGCGGACAACTTCATGAAAAACAAACGGTAAAGCTTTTTAACGGCGTTTATTTTTGCCCTGCGTGCATTCAATTGGGACGTGTGGATACGGGGCAGTGTTTTTATCATCTTCCCGAACCTGAACTGATACCAAGAAGTGTTGATTTTTCTTGGGAGGGTGAACTTACTAAAGGACAACAGGAAGTTTCTGATAGTTTATTGACTTCTGCAGATAAAGGAGAATCTAAAATGGTTTGGGCTGTCACAGGTGCAGGGAAGACCGAAATGCTGTTTAATACGATCCATGATTGTTTGGGTAAAGGAAAACGAGTGGCGATCGCTTCGCCGCGAGTGGATGTTTGTTTGGAACTATTTCCTAGAATACAAGCTGTTTTCCCTAATGAAGAGATGATCTTACTTCACGGAAAAATGGAAGAAGACTATCGATATACTAAGCTTTTAGTATGCACGACGCATCAATTATTACGATTTTTTCAAGCATTCGATTTACTGATCATTGATGAAGTGGATGCTTTTCCTTTTGTTGGCAATCCGTTATTACAGTATGGTGTAGTACAAGCAATCAAAAAAGATAGTTCGCTTATTTATTTAACAGCCACCCCAACCCAAGAATTAATGAAGATGACGAACCAAAATCAGCTTAAATTAAGTATTTTACCGGCACGTTATCATCGCAGATGCCTGCCTGTACCTAAAATAAAATGGAGCAAGCACTGGCAAAAGAAAATTACACATGGAAAAGCCCCCAAAGGATTGATCACGTTGATTCGCCAGTTGCTAGTTGACAATGACCTATTGATTTTTTGTCCCAGCATTGTACAGATGGAGCAATTAGAAAAAATTCTGAATGGGATTTTTTCAGATATACCACTAACATGCGTTCATTCTCAAGATACAGACAGAATCAAAAAGGTATTGAATATGAGACAAAAAGCGTATCGTATTCTGATCACATCTACGATTTTAGAAAGGGGCGTAACTTTTGATGGAGTTTCTGTTATTGTATTAGGTGCAAATCATCCAGTATTTACTGTGGCTGCTCTGGTTCAGATTGCTGGGCGTGTTGACCGGAAAATGATCTATACTGCTGGAGAAGTTTGGTTTTTACATGATGGCTGTACGCAAACGATCAAGGAAGCTGTTCAACAAATCAAAAAAATGAATAGAATTGGAAGAGAGCGGGGGTTGATCGATGAATTGTAA
- a CDS encoding PTS sugar transporter subunit IIB codes for MAKKTIMLVCSAGMSTSLLVTKMQKAADAQGLEADIFAVSASEADNNLESKPVDVLLLGPQVRFMKGDFEKRLEPKGIPLDIINMADYGMMNGEKVLQQALNLIENK; via the coding sequence ATGGCTAAAAAAACAATTATGTTGGTTTGTTCAGCAGGAATGAGTACAAGCCTACTTGTAACGAAAATGCAAAAAGCAGCAGATGCTCAAGGATTAGAAGCAGATATTTTTGCTGTATCCGCATCTGAAGCAGACAATAATTTAGAAAGTAAACCAGTGGATGTTTTACTATTAGGACCTCAAGTCCGTTTTATGAAAGGTGATTTTGAAAAACGCCTTGAACCAAAAGGTATTCCTTTAGATATCATCAATATGGCGGATTACGGCATGATGAACGGAGAAAAAGTATTACAACAAGCGTTGAATTTGATTGAAAATAAATAG
- a CDS encoding DUF7662 domain-containing protein, translating into MAKERQKKYDSVTHYLMNNGGSQVTLTFTQFDELLFPHSGLPKTARTEIDWWANDHKHPEKGAYGWLNAGYQVVQVNILKEYVVFNKLLKSNWLFE; encoded by the coding sequence TTGGCAAAAGAGCGGCAGAAGAAATACGATAGCGTTACCCATTATTTAATGAACAACGGCGGATCTCAGGTTACTTTAACGTTTACTCAATTTGATGAGTTGCTATTTCCTCATTCTGGTCTTCCTAAAACAGCTCGAACAGAAATTGATTGGTGGGCCAATGACCACAAGCATCCTGAAAAAGGTGCATATGGCTGGCTGAATGCGGGATATCAGGTGGTGCAGGTAAACATTTTAAAGGAGTACGTTGTTTTTAATAAACTACTAAAGTCCAACTGGCTTTTTGAATAA
- a CDS encoding YigZ family protein — MLERYFTIHSDGESEIEVKKSRFICALKRVYSEEEAKAFIAEKKKEHWKANHNCSAFIIGDNSDIQRSSDDGEPSGTAGVPMLEVLKKKELINVVAVVTRYFGGTKLGTGGLIRAYSHAVSQALTDIGLVEGKLQQEIRLQISYPNLGKVQNFMEHSLYTLKETLYAEKVEVICLIDEAKIEQFEAEIIEQLNGQVTFVKGECSYHEIPITKTEETDDI; from the coding sequence ATGCTTGAACGTTATTTTACCATTCACTCTGATGGCGAAAGTGAAATCGAGGTCAAAAAATCGCGCTTTATTTGCGCGCTTAAGCGAGTTTACTCCGAAGAAGAGGCGAAAGCATTTATTGCCGAAAAGAAAAAAGAGCATTGGAAGGCGAACCATAATTGCAGCGCATTCATAATCGGTGATAATAGTGATATCCAAAGAAGCAGTGATGATGGCGAACCTAGCGGAACAGCTGGCGTTCCGATGCTTGAAGTCTTAAAGAAAAAGGAATTGATCAATGTAGTTGCTGTCGTTACTCGTTACTTTGGCGGAACGAAACTTGGCACTGGCGGCTTGATTCGCGCTTATAGTCACGCAGTTTCTCAGGCGCTGACTGATATTGGATTAGTTGAGGGGAAACTACAGCAAGAAATACGTCTACAGATCAGCTATCCTAATCTAGGCAAAGTTCAAAACTTTATGGAACATAGCCTTTACACACTAAAAGAAACACTCTACGCAGAAAAAGTTGAAGTGATTTGTCTAATAGATGAAGCAAAAATAGAACAGTTTGAAGCAGAAATCATTGAACAATTGAATGGCCAAGTCACCTTTGTCAAAGGCGAATGTTCATACCACGAAATACCTATTACGAAAACGGAGGAAACAGATGACATTTGA
- a CDS encoding DUF2829 domain-containing protein has product MTFEEVLPQIKRGAKAVRTGWSGFELYIELRDEIGTSDGSFLQVTPYFLIKTSDEGYSMFSPTPCDVLADDWKIVTAE; this is encoded by the coding sequence ATGACATTTGAAGAAGTATTGCCACAGATTAAAAGAGGCGCAAAAGCGGTCAGAACAGGTTGGAGCGGGTTTGAATTATATATTGAGTTGAGGGATGAAATCGGTACATCTGATGGTTCATTTCTCCAGGTCACTCCCTATTTTTTGATCAAAACATCTGACGAGGGATACAGTATGTTTTCACCGACACCTTGTGATGTATTGGCTGATGATTGGAAGATCGTAACAGCAGAATAA
- a CDS encoding 3-oxoacyl-ACP reductase, translating into MHFDEYTGKTIFVTGAASGIGQAQAVAFTAQGANVLGFDLDPTGLTETEKKSAETTGTFISYIGDVTQKDEILAAVKYANECFGFIDILLNTAGILDDYTPSLDTTEEMWDRVLDINLKGMFLVTNLILPQMIEQQHGVIINMASIAGMVAGGGGAVYTASKHAIIGYTKQLDYDYVKKGIRTNAIAPGAIKTPMNAADFAGDGQMAEWVASETPAGRWAKPEEVASLSLFLASHQADYIHGTVMTIDGGWLVK; encoded by the coding sequence ATGCACTTCGACGAATATACAGGAAAAACTATTTTTGTGACAGGGGCTGCTTCCGGGATCGGTCAAGCGCAAGCTGTAGCATTTACCGCTCAAGGTGCAAATGTCCTAGGCTTTGATCTTGATCCAACAGGATTAACTGAAACCGAAAAAAAGAGTGCTGAAACAACAGGTACCTTTATCAGCTATATTGGTGATGTTACACAAAAGGATGAGATTCTTGCAGCAGTCAAATATGCGAATGAATGCTTTGGTTTTATCGATATTCTGCTAAATACAGCTGGGATCCTTGACGATTATACGCCTAGTCTGGATACGACGGAGGAAATGTGGGATCGCGTGTTAGACATTAACCTAAAAGGCATGTTTCTTGTTACTAACCTCATATTGCCCCAGATGATCGAGCAACAGCATGGCGTTATCATCAATATGGCATCTATTGCTGGGATGGTCGCTGGCGGAGGCGGCGCAGTATATACAGCTTCCAAACATGCGATCATCGGTTATACCAAACAATTGGACTATGACTATGTCAAAAAAGGTATCCGTACAAATGCGATTGCTCCAGGTGCGATCAAAACACCAATGAATGCAGCAGACTTTGCAGGTGATGGTCAAATGGCCGAATGGGTTGCAAGCGAAACACCTGCTGGACGCTGGGCCAAACCTGAGGAAGTTGCTTCATTGAGTTTATTCTTAGCTAGCCATCAAGCAGATTATATTCACGGAACGGTGATGACGATCGACGGTGGTTGGCTTGTCAAATAA
- a CDS encoding QueT transporter family protein, whose translation MNQSNTQTKPWSAVSIAKMALVTALYIAVTVFLAPFSFGVVQLRFSELFNYLPLFNKRYIWAVTLGVAIANLASPLGLVDVAIGSVSTLLILQLSYYLTRRLKNLRKKMIVTALLCSLSMFTVAGQLAFFYQLPFFYTWLTVALGELLSMSIGGILIYWINEKMDLTK comes from the coding sequence ATGAATCAGTCAAACACCCAGACTAAGCCATGGTCTGCCGTTTCTATCGCAAAAATGGCATTAGTGACAGCACTTTATATTGCTGTGACCGTTTTTCTAGCACCTTTTAGCTTCGGAGTAGTTCAGCTTAGGTTTTCTGAACTGTTTAATTACCTGCCTCTATTCAATAAACGTTACATCTGGGCAGTCACTTTAGGTGTTGCTATCGCTAATCTCGCGTCGCCTTTAGGATTAGTGGATGTTGCGATCGGGAGTGTATCCACACTATTGATTTTACAGCTCTCCTATTATCTGACACGACGTCTTAAAAATCTGCGCAAAAAAATGATCGTTACCGCCTTACTTTGTTCTTTATCGATGTTCACTGTTGCTGGTCAGCTTGCCTTTTTCTACCAGTTACCTTTTTTCTATACTTGGCTGACTGTCGCTTTAGGTGAACTTTTGTCGATGTCGATCGGTGGTATATTGATATATTGGATCAATGAAAAAATGGATTTAACAAAATAA
- a CDS encoding GntR family transcriptional regulator, whose amino-acid sequence MVSSLPVYIQIHDKIKNDIEHGVWKIGDRLPSERELATQFGVSRMTLRQAIQTLADEGILERKIGSGTYVARKKVQEKMTGTTSFTDIMLSQNRVPSSRTVSYYVAKPSSSEMEKLNLTENEQIVRMERIRFADDLPICFEVASVPYSLVDRYSKTEITNSFYKTLEEKGGNKIGHANQTISAMQASEQIADYLKIKRGDAILRLRQISYFENGTPFEYVRTQYVGNRFEFYLEK is encoded by the coding sequence ATGGTGTCTAGTTTACCAGTTTATATACAAATCCATGATAAAATCAAAAATGACATAGAACACGGAGTTTGGAAGATTGGGGACAGACTTCCATCAGAACGTGAACTTGCCACGCAATTTGGCGTGAGCAGAATGACTTTGAGACAAGCGATTCAAACGTTGGCAGATGAAGGGATCTTAGAAAGAAAAATCGGTTCTGGGACCTATGTAGCCCGAAAAAAAGTACAGGAAAAAATGACTGGAACAACCAGTTTTACAGATATTATGCTTTCGCAAAACCGAGTACCTTCCAGCCGCACCGTTTCTTATTACGTAGCCAAGCCAAGTTCTAGCGAAATGGAAAAACTGAATCTGACAGAAAATGAGCAAATCGTTCGTATGGAGCGGATTCGATTTGCTGATGACCTGCCTATTTGCTTTGAAGTCGCCAGTGTCCCATACTCTCTAGTAGATCGTTACAGCAAAACAGAGATCACGAATTCCTTTTATAAAACATTAGAGGAAAAAGGCGGCAATAAAATCGGTCATGCAAATCAAACGATCTCTGCTATGCAGGCTTCTGAACAAATTGCCGACTACTTAAAAATCAAACGCGGCGACGCTATTTTACGCCTGCGTCAGATTTCTTACTTTGAAAATGGTACGCCATTTGAATATGTTCGTACACAATATGTTGGTAACCGTTTTGAATTTTATTTAGAAAAATAA
- a CDS encoding 2-hydroxyacyl-CoA dehydratase encodes MTIRAGIDVGSTTVKLVIIDEENHTKFAKYERHYSDVKAATEKVLIEAMNVLGEKTPLTMTITGSGGMGLADVLNISFVQEVIACTRTVEEIIPETDVAIELGGEDAKITFFDGALEQRMNGSCAGGTGAFIDQMAVLLKTDANGVNELAKNYETIYPIASRCGVFAKTDVQPLINEGAAKEDIAASIFQAVVNQTIAGLAAGRKIKGKIAFLGGPLFFMSELRKRFIETLDVQPEDVIFPENPQLFVAMGAAIYSEGANSTTLEELIQRLTQGDQEQLKPTDTLEPLFQNEEELKVFRARHDQAKAQEKPLSEHQGVAFLGIDAGSTTTKVTLIDEDGNLLFSFYGNNQGQPLETTMEVLKDLYQQMPKDVFIGKAAVTGYGEHLIKNALKVDIGEVETMAHYKAADHFQPGVDFILDIGGQDMKAMTIKDGVLSSIQLNEACSSGCGSFIETFAKSLNYDVKDFAIEALSSKAPVDLGSRCTVFMNSKVKQVQKEGASVGDISAGLSYSVIKNAIYKVIKVRRPEELGKKIVCQGGTFYNEAVLRAFEMISEREVVRPSIAGLMGAYGAALIALENYELGQETTTLTLEELDTFTAEKEFTHCGLCENNCMMTVTIFSDGRQFVTGNRCERGARIKVKREDRKVNMIDYKYRKLFKYRPLKEKDAKYGRIGIPRVLNMYENYPLWHTFFTDLGFRVELSPRSNKELYEQGMETIPSDTACYPAKITHGHIQALIDAEIPMIFYPGVVFERQESAEADNHFNCPIVQSYPDVIRNNVDDIRDGKVDYRNPYINLADEASVAKVLSDTFADLGISLDQVTDALRHGYEELDAFKEAIRSKGEETLVMLNQKGEKGIVLSGRPYHLDPEINHGIADVITQEGFHVLTEDSISHLGDVGNLRVVNQWVYHSRLYAAARVVAKSKNLELVQLNSFGCGLDAVTTDQVEEIMEQYGKIYTVLKIDEGSNLGAIRIRLRSLKAAVGEREKMNFEPKLKHEELEKIVFTKEMKRTHTLLLPMLSPIHQSGLVDEALKASGYNVVCLPADDREAVNVGLKYVNNDACYPAIISIGQLVEALESGEYDLDHVSVMMTQTGGGCRATNYIPLLRKALNDAGFPQVPVVSVSMGNKGVESTPGFKFTLPMLKRLAVAFLYGDLFERVVYRTRPYETETGMIDALHEKWLKQVEKNVRNGSLTLFNRNMKKIIKEFDEIPLLDIQKPKVGVVGEILVKYSPTANNDIVRLLEAEGAEAVVPDIVGFMNYSLYNQIFKYENLGMSKQSKNLAKFAIRMIEYVEKPMDKALRNSKRFDGISSIHELAEDAGKILSIGNHTGEGWFLTGEMIELLKSDVNNIVCMQPFGCLPNHVVGKGVTKELRRQYPKANIAPIDYDPGVSLVNQLNRIRLMMATAHKMMDEEKIHS; translated from the coding sequence ATGACAATAAGAGCAGGAATAGATGTCGGTTCGACGACTGTGAAATTGGTAATTATCGATGAAGAAAATCATACCAAATTCGCAAAATATGAACGACATTACTCAGATGTGAAAGCAGCTACAGAAAAAGTTTTGATAGAAGCAATGAATGTTCTTGGTGAAAAAACACCTCTTACAATGACCATTACGGGTTCCGGAGGAATGGGTCTCGCAGATGTCCTAAACATTTCTTTTGTTCAGGAAGTGATCGCCTGTACAAGAACAGTAGAAGAAATTATTCCCGAAACCGATGTTGCGATCGAACTAGGCGGAGAAGATGCAAAGATCACCTTTTTCGATGGTGCGTTAGAGCAACGGATGAATGGCAGCTGTGCTGGTGGGACGGGAGCTTTTATCGATCAAATGGCCGTCTTATTAAAAACAGATGCAAACGGAGTCAATGAACTGGCGAAAAACTATGAAACGATTTACCCGATCGCTTCAAGATGCGGAGTATTTGCTAAAACTGATGTTCAACCCTTGATCAATGAAGGTGCAGCAAAAGAAGATATTGCTGCGAGTATTTTTCAAGCAGTTGTCAATCAAACGATTGCAGGGTTAGCTGCAGGAAGAAAAATCAAAGGAAAGATCGCCTTTTTAGGTGGACCGCTTTTCTTTATGTCAGAGCTTAGAAAACGATTTATTGAAACGTTGGATGTTCAGCCGGAAGATGTCATCTTCCCGGAAAACCCTCAGCTATTTGTTGCGATGGGAGCAGCTATTTATTCTGAAGGTGCGAATTCTACTACCTTAGAAGAGCTGATCCAGCGCTTGACTCAGGGAGATCAGGAACAATTGAAGCCAACCGATACCTTGGAACCGTTATTCCAAAATGAAGAGGAATTAAAGGTTTTTAGAGCCCGCCACGATCAGGCTAAAGCACAAGAAAAGCCTTTATCTGAACATCAAGGTGTCGCATTTTTAGGAATCGATGCAGGGTCTACAACAACTAAAGTCACGTTGATCGATGAAGATGGTAATCTGTTGTTCTCATTTTATGGAAACAACCAAGGACAGCCTTTAGAAACAACGATGGAAGTTTTGAAAGACTTGTATCAGCAAATGCCGAAGGATGTCTTTATCGGTAAGGCAGCAGTGACAGGTTATGGCGAGCATTTGATCAAAAATGCTTTGAAGGTCGATATCGGTGAAGTAGAAACGATGGCGCATTATAAAGCGGCGGATCATTTTCAACCGGGTGTAGATTTTATTTTAGACATTGGCGGTCAGGATATGAAAGCAATGACGATCAAAGATGGCGTTTTATCCTCGATTCAACTGAATGAAGCTTGTTCATCGGGGTGTGGTTCATTTATCGAAACGTTTGCTAAATCGTTGAATTATGATGTGAAAGATTTTGCGATTGAAGCGTTGAGTTCAAAAGCACCGGTGGATTTGGGTTCACGTTGTACCGTATTCATGAATTCTAAAGTAAAACAAGTTCAAAAAGAAGGAGCTTCCGTTGGAGATATTTCAGCAGGACTATCCTATTCAGTTATAAAAAATGCTATCTACAAAGTAATCAAGGTCCGTCGACCAGAGGAATTAGGAAAGAAAATCGTTTGTCAGGGTGGTACTTTTTATAATGAAGCTGTTTTACGGGCATTTGAAATGATCAGTGAGCGTGAAGTGGTCCGTCCGTCTATTGCTGGCTTGATGGGCGCTTATGGTGCTGCATTGATCGCTTTGGAAAACTATGAATTAGGGCAAGAGACAACGACTCTTACTTTAGAAGAATTGGACACATTTACTGCAGAGAAAGAATTTACTCACTGTGGTCTTTGTGAGAACAACTGCATGATGACTGTAACTATTTTTTCAGACGGTCGTCAGTTTGTAACGGGGAATCGTTGTGAAAGAGGCGCCAGGATCAAAGTCAAAAGAGAAGACCGGAAAGTCAATATGATCGACTACAAATACCGTAAGCTCTTTAAATACCGTCCATTAAAAGAAAAGGATGCGAAATATGGTCGGATCGGGATTCCTCGTGTATTGAATATGTATGAAAATTATCCGCTATGGCATACGTTCTTTACTGATTTGGGCTTTAGGGTAGAATTATCCCCTCGTTCAAATAAAGAGCTATATGAACAAGGGATGGAAACCATTCCTAGCGATACTGCTTGTTACCCAGCAAAAATTACTCATGGACATATTCAAGCGTTGATCGATGCAGAGATCCCGATGATTTTTTATCCGGGTGTTGTGTTTGAACGTCAGGAATCAGCAGAAGCAGACAATCATTTTAACTGCCCAATCGTTCAAAGTTATCCAGATGTGATCCGAAACAATGTTGATGATATTAGAGATGGCAAGGTCGACTATCGTAATCCATATATCAATTTGGCTGATGAAGCGTCTGTTGCTAAAGTGTTGAGTGATACTTTTGCAGATCTAGGAATTTCGTTGGATCAGGTGACTGACGCTTTACGCCATGGTTATGAAGAGTTGGATGCTTTTAAAGAAGCGATTCGCAGTAAAGGGGAAGAAACCCTTGTGATGCTGAACCAAAAAGGTGAAAAAGGAATCGTTCTATCTGGTAGACCTTATCATTTAGACCCGGAAATCAATCATGGAATCGCAGATGTGATCACACAAGAAGGATTTCATGTATTGACGGAAGATAGCATTTCTCATTTAGGTGACGTAGGCAATTTACGTGTCGTCAATCAGTGGGTCTATCATTCTCGTCTATATGCTGCTGCTCGTGTCGTTGCTAAGTCTAAAAATCTAGAACTTGTTCAGTTGAATTCATTTGGCTGCGGGCTGGATGCAGTAACAACCGATCAAGTAGAAGAAATCATGGAACAATACGGCAAGATCTATACAGTCTTGAAAATCGATGAAGGATCGAATCTAGGAGCGATCCGAATTCGCTTGCGTTCACTCAAAGCTGCAGTTGGTGAAAGAGAAAAAATGAATTTTGAGCCAAAATTGAAGCATGAAGAACTGGAAAAAATCGTATTTACAAAAGAAATGAAACGAACGCATACATTACTTTTACCAATGTTAAGTCCGATCCACCAATCAGGACTAGTTGATGAAGCTCTAAAAGCATCGGGGTATAATGTGGTTTGTCTGCCCGCTGATGACCGCGAAGCAGTCAACGTTGGATTGAAATATGTAAACAATGATGCTTGTTATCCTGCGATCATTTCAATTGGGCAGCTTGTTGAAGCACTCGAGAGCGGTGAATATGATTTAGATCATGTGAGTGTGATGATGACACAAACCGGTGGCGGATGCCGAGCAACGAATTATATTCCACTGCTTAGAAAAGCATTGAATGATGCTGGATTCCCGCAAGTACCTGTTGTTTCTGTTTCAATGGGCAATAAAGGGGTAGAATCGACCCCAGGCTTCAAATTTACTTTACCTATGTTGAAGCGTCTGGCAGTTGCTTTCTTATATGGTGATTTATTTGAACGAGTTGTTTATCGGACCCGCCCTTACGAGACTGAAACAGGCATGATCGATGCACTTCATGAAAAATGGTTGAAGCAAGTAGAAAAAAATGTTCGCAATGGTTCTTTAACTTTATTTAACCGTAATATGAAAAAAATCATCAAAGAATTTGATGAAATCCCGCTGCTGGATATTCAAAAGCCAAAAGTAGGTGTAGTAGGGGAAATCCTAGTCAAATATTCTCCAACGGCAAATAATGATATCGTCCGTTTGTTGGAAGCAGAAGGTGCTGAAGCAGTTGTTCCGGATATCGTTGGTTTCATGAACTATTCTTTATACAACCAAATTTTTAAATACGAAAATCTTGGGATGTCGAAGCAAAGCAAAAATTTAGCAAAATTTGCGATCCGAATGATTGAATATGTTGAAAAACCGATGGACAAAGCATTGAGAAATTCGAAGCGTTTTGATGGAATCAGCTCTATTCATGAGCTGGCTGAAGATGCTGGGAAAATTTTATCGATTGGAAACCATACAGGAGAAGGTTGGTTCTTGACTGGGGAAATGATCGAGCTTTTGAAATCAGATGTAAACAATATAGTCTGTATGCAGCCATTTGGTTGTCTGCCGAATCATGTGGTAGGTAAAGGTGTTACGAAAGAATTAAGACGGCAGTATCCTAAAGCGAATATTGCACCGATCGATTATGATCCAGGAGTATCTTTAGTCAATCAATTAAATCGTATTCGTTTAATGATGGCTACTGCACACAAAATGATGGATGAAGAAAAAATCCATTCCTAG